The nucleotide sequence TTATATCTTAGATGACTTCCTTAAGGAATGTCTAAATTCATTTAAAAACTTctatttttaatatcatataattattatttatttatattgtaatcatcgttatatttataatatttttattaatattttcacaGATAAAGAGTTAGAATTATAATATGGTAATTCAATTTTAGACATTGGAGAATTTAAAAGAACAACTTATCCACCACCAATTGATAAATCATTCCATTAGGTTACTACAAATCCTCCGACCTACGCAAATCGCTTTAGGCTTGACATGTGAAATCTGATGCAAGCCCAAATGAAGAACAATGTTACATAAGTAGACCCATGCAAGTCGATTTAGTCTTGTTTACATGCGAAACACAGTACAAACCCAAATGAAGAATGAatattacataaatattttttttttattttaaattcaaaTCTATGACAAACGcaatattcaaatttaatatcatgataaatgtttttaagcTTTAACACCAACATCGATTATCAAGTGATGAAGCTGAGTGAGGAGAGAACTGCTCAATACTTGACGAACACTTGCATCCGATGGTTTCATGCAGAAGCTACTACAGATGCATCCACAAGCATGGCCAAGGCTGCCAGGCCACAAGGCAAGTGCAGCGGACCGAGCTGGACGACTCCACCTTCGCCATCACCTACATGGGAGATCACACATGCACCGACGCCACCACGCCGCGCGATCAACCCACACATCACGACATCACTTCCGGATCGAACACCGCCGCCGCCAACGATCGCCGGGCGACTCCTCCCTCGTCCGCCCTTGGGAATCCGAAGCAGGAGTGCGAGGAGGAAGTGATAAGCAACCACTCACCGAGCACTCCTTCCTCCTCGCAGCTTCTCAAGCTACCGGCGCTGTCAGCGCTTGAAGGCTCGTCTCCTCCAATGGCGCAGCTCATGGAAGCTGTTTCGGAGCAGTACTGTAGCTTGGAGATGGAGTTCGATCCTTCCGAATTCAAGCTGGAAGACATGTTTGAACTGAGCCATGATGGGTACAACTGTTAGGGAGAAGAGTAGCAGAATTCTTGTATCTTATCAGATTTCGACCATGCTTATGTACAGTGAATCTTTGTATTCTTCATGATTTCCAATCACTGAGGATGGGAGCTGTCAGTGTTCGAAGATTCGTCTCCTCCAATGGCGAAGCTCATGCAAGCTGTGTCAGAGTAGTACTGTAGCTTGGAGATGGAGTTTAAGCCACTGTCACCATGATGAGTAGTTAGGGAGGGAAAGTAAATTAATTCTGAGATCTTATCAGATAGCTTATGTACAGTATGAATCTATGTATTCTTAGTAATATCTAATCAATGAGGATGGCTTATAATGGTGGCTGTAATGTCACAAGAGTTGCAAGGTTAAATGATACCTAGAATCTAAAAGCTTAGACTAATAGATAAGATATAATCTATATCTATTTATCTTCTTAGCACTTCTCCTCTAATATGGGTGGTAGATAGCTCAACCCGACATTTGGACATTAAATTggggatatatatatgtatgtatatatatatatatatatatatatatatgtatgtatatatatgtatatatatatatgtatgtatatatatgtatatatatacatacatatatatatatatacatatatatacatacatatatatatatatacatacatatacatacatatatatatatatatacatatatatatgtatatatatgtatatatgtatatatatatgtatatatatatgtatgtatatatgtatgtatatatgtatatatatatgtatatatacatgtatgtatatacatatttatatatatacatatatatatacccatTGGTCAGCTAGTAAGAATTGGTCCCTACGAAAGTACATCgctatatattaataataataataacagcaataaaatcataagttctaattatttataattagctATATAGATCTTTTGCTACCATATGTAAAAGCCATGTGTTTAATAGTCCagaatacttaaatttttatttataattttaattatttttttaaagatatctTCTATCTCTCTTTatatcactaatattaattatctcATATTTTTTGTATATCGCATTCGAAAGTCTATTAAACACAtacttatataattttaaataattttcaatatgatgttatcctaatttaattatatttaattaagaacAGATGTATATGAGATATAAAAGAATAGGACTTTTAGGTTAAGAATGAGAGGGTGAATGGGAGGCAGtgagaggagggagggagggggatTTAAAGTGAAAAAATTGCCAATGATTGATTTGATCATCGAGATTAGACTTTCCTAAATTGTGTTGGTATTGATCATATTTCGATCAGTATGGACCCCTAACGATGaatacataataaataaatacacacacatatatacattgatattatttaaaatttttaattaaagtaaattatataaaattacaaaaa is from Musa acuminata AAA Group cultivar baxijiao chromosome BXJ1-6, Cavendish_Baxijiao_AAA, whole genome shotgun sequence and encodes:
- the LOC135677610 gene encoding transcription factor WRKY45-1-like; translation: MNWHEQGNMKAAMEELIRGQEQVTRLQSMLKDMLPPEYPSGPAADLLIEVLSSFSKALSLLDLGSSAEANPPSSNGGVRRKMQSPRRVSCRGRQHPNTCRTTFLKTIEDGFTWRKYGQKNIYGAKHPRSYYRCIHKHGQGCQATRQVQRTELDDSTFAITYMGDHTCTDATTPRDQPTHHDITSGSNTAAANDRRATPPSSALGNPKQECEEEVISNHSPSTPSSSQLLKLPALSALEGSSPPMAQLMEAVSEQYCSLEMEFDPSEFKLEDMFELSHDGYNC